The following proteins come from a genomic window of Ornithinimicrobium cryptoxanthini:
- a CDS encoding long-chain-fatty-acid--CoA ligase, producing the protein MPNLSALLEDSAATYPTRDALVMGDSRLRYAQVNGAANQVANLLAERGVGPGDKVALTCPNLPYFTIVYFGILKTGATVVPLNVLLKAREVAYHLDDSDAVAYFCFEGTPELPMAQEGAAAFEQTPGCEHFIVITGDPTADSPIEGTTTLGAAMAGQAPTFETHDVADDDTAVILYTSGTTGQPKGAELTHANMISNAVVGRDLFEGSAERPDTYLSVLPLFHSFGQTVIQNGAFALGGTVVMLPRFEAKAALGLFLKEEITFFAGVPTMYWALLGALDESVDVASIAAHLRVAASGGSALPGEVHKGFRQRFGVTILEGYGLSETSPVASFSVFGEEPRVGSIGVPIPQVEMKLIESDWSDVDRSSDPDTVGEIAIKGPNIMKGYYDRPDATAEAIRDGWFRSGDLGRQDEDGYFYIVDRAKDMIIRGGFNVYPREIEEVLMTHPAVSLAAVIGVPHEAHGEEIKAYVIPEPGTEVTAEELVAWSREQFAAYKYPRQVEIIGNLPMTATGKILKRELG; encoded by the coding sequence ATGCCGAACCTCTCTGCGCTGCTCGAGGACTCCGCCGCCACCTATCCGACCCGTGATGCGCTGGTGATGGGGGACAGCCGTCTCAGGTATGCCCAGGTCAACGGGGCCGCCAACCAGGTCGCAAACCTGCTCGCCGAGCGCGGGGTCGGCCCCGGCGACAAGGTCGCGCTGACCTGCCCGAACCTGCCCTACTTCACGATCGTCTATTTCGGGATCCTCAAGACCGGTGCGACTGTGGTGCCGCTCAACGTGCTGCTGAAGGCGCGCGAGGTCGCCTATCACCTGGACGACTCCGACGCCGTGGCCTACTTCTGTTTCGAGGGCACGCCCGAGCTGCCGATGGCCCAGGAGGGTGCGGCGGCGTTCGAGCAGACCCCGGGCTGTGAGCACTTCATCGTGATCACCGGCGACCCGACGGCCGACTCACCGATCGAGGGGACGACCACTCTCGGGGCGGCCATGGCCGGGCAGGCGCCGACCTTCGAGACGCACGACGTCGCTGACGACGACACGGCCGTCATCCTCTACACCTCCGGCACGACGGGCCAGCCCAAGGGCGCCGAGCTCACGCACGCCAACATGATCTCTAACGCGGTCGTGGGCCGTGACCTCTTCGAGGGGAGCGCGGAGCGGCCGGACACCTACCTGTCCGTGCTCCCGCTGTTCCACTCCTTCGGGCAGACCGTCATCCAGAACGGCGCGTTCGCCCTCGGCGGGACCGTGGTGATGCTGCCGCGCTTTGAGGCCAAGGCTGCGTTGGGTCTCTTCCTCAAGGAGGAGATCACCTTCTTTGCGGGCGTCCCGACGATGTACTGGGCCCTGCTGGGGGCTCTTGACGAGTCGGTCGACGTCGCCAGCATCGCCGCGCACCTGCGGGTCGCCGCCTCGGGTGGCTCGGCCCTGCCGGGCGAGGTGCACAAGGGATTCAGGCAGCGCTTCGGGGTGACGATCCTGGAGGGTTATGGCCTGTCCGAGACCTCGCCGGTCGCCTCCTTCTCGGTCTTCGGGGAGGAGCCCCGAGTCGGGTCGATCGGTGTGCCGATCCCGCAGGTGGAGATGAAACTGATCGAGTCCGACTGGTCGGACGTGGACCGCTCGAGCGATCCCGACACGGTGGGTGAGATCGCAATCAAGGGGCCCAACATCATGAAGGGCTACTACGACCGGCCAGACGCCACCGCCGAGGCGATCCGCGACGGCTGGTTCCGCAGTGGGGACCTGGGGCGTCAGGACGAGGACGGCTACTTCTACATCGTGGACCGGGCCAAGGACATGATCATCCGCGGCGGCTTCAACGTCTATCCGCGGGAGATCGAGGAGGTGTTGATGACGCACCCGGCCGTCTCGCTGGCGGCCGTGATCGGCGTGCCGCACGAGGCCCACGGTGAGGAGATCAAGGCTTATGTGATCCCTGAGCCCGGCACCGAGGTCACGGCGGAGGAGCTGGTCGCCTGGAGCAGGGAGCAGTTCGCCGCCTACAAGTATCCGCGCCAGGTCGAGATCATCGGCAACCTGCCGATGACCGCGACCGGCAAGATCCTCAAGCGCGAGCTGGGCTGA
- a CDS encoding inorganic phosphate transporter, giving the protein MEGLLPVVLVVILAMGFNYTNGFHDAANAIATSVSTRALTPRVALAMAAFFNLVGAFLGTGVAKTVGSGIIDPPEGMTGLAIVAAALVGAIGWNMLTWWYGLPSSSSHALIGGMAGGSLAAGTSVLWDGILFKIVIPMLVSPVVGMLLGFLAMTAILWIFRNGHPGKLSRNFRHAQTVSAAAMALGHGLQDAAKTMGIVVLALVVGGYHEGDSIPLWVTVSSALVISAGTYAGGWRIMRTLGRRIIDLDPPQGFAAESVAASVLYIAGLVFHAPISTTHTITSAIMGVGATRRLSAVRWGVAGNIVGAWILTFPGAGLVAAVTYWILAAFI; this is encoded by the coding sequence GTGGAGGGACTGCTCCCCGTTGTCCTTGTCGTCATCCTGGCGATGGGCTTCAACTACACCAACGGGTTCCATGACGCAGCAAACGCGATCGCCACCTCGGTGTCGACCCGCGCGCTCACCCCTCGGGTCGCGCTCGCCATGGCGGCCTTCTTCAACCTGGTCGGCGCCTTCCTCGGCACCGGCGTCGCCAAGACGGTGGGCTCGGGGATCATCGACCCACCCGAGGGCATGACGGGACTGGCGATCGTCGCCGCAGCACTGGTCGGAGCGATCGGCTGGAACATGCTGACCTGGTGGTACGGCCTGCCCTCCTCCTCCTCCCACGCCCTGATCGGTGGCATGGCCGGTGGCTCGCTGGCGGCCGGCACCTCGGTGCTGTGGGACGGCATCCTCTTCAAGATCGTCATCCCGATGTTGGTCTCCCCCGTGGTCGGCATGCTCCTGGGTTTCCTCGCCATGACCGCGATCCTGTGGATCTTCCGCAACGGGCACCCGGGCAAGCTCTCGCGCAACTTCCGGCACGCCCAGACTGTGTCAGCCGCCGCGATGGCCCTGGGCCACGGCCTGCAGGACGCCGCCAAGACGATGGGCATCGTGGTCCTGGCGCTGGTCGTGGGCGGCTATCACGAGGGCGACAGCATCCCGCTGTGGGTGACGGTCAGCTCAGCACTGGTCATCTCTGCCGGGACGTATGCCGGTGGCTGGCGGATCATGCGCACCCTCGGCCGCAGGATCATCGACCTCGACCCACCTCAGGGCTTCGCCGCCGAGAGCGTGGCGGCCTCCGTGCTCTACATCGCGGGCCTGGTCTTCCACGCACCGATCTCGACGACCCACACGATCACCTCGGCCATCATGGGCGTGGGCGCGACCCGCCGCCTCTCCGCCGTGCGGTGGGGCGTGGCCGGCAACATCGTCGGCGCCTGGATCCTGACCTTCCCCGGCGCCGGCCTGGTCGCCGCGGTCACCTACTGGATCCTCGCGGCCTTCATCTAA
- a CDS encoding ArsR/SmtB family transcription factor encodes MVNHRDEALVFAALGDPRRALLVDLLAQRDRTVSELADHLPISLPGTLKHLTVLESAGLVTRTKSGRTVTVSLERDRLGAAEDWLHRTRTFWTTQLGNLAQSFDPSAQEQR; translated from the coding sequence ATGGTTAACCATCGTGATGAGGCGCTGGTCTTCGCGGCGCTCGGCGACCCCCGGCGGGCCCTGTTGGTCGACCTGCTGGCGCAGCGCGACCGCACCGTCTCGGAGTTGGCCGACCACCTGCCCATCTCGCTGCCGGGCACCCTCAAGCACCTGACCGTCCTGGAGTCGGCCGGCCTGGTCACCCGCACCAAGTCGGGCCGCACGGTCACCGTCAGCCTTGAGCGTGACCGCCTCGGAGCAGCCGAGGACTGGCTGCACCGCACCCGCACCTTCTGGACCACCCAACTCGGCAACCTAGCCCAGTCCTTCGACCCGAGCGCCCAGGAGCAGCGATGA
- a CDS encoding alpha-hydroxy-acid oxidizing protein yields the protein MSADAVTSVPHGAGRARQNAIYRPGALGIEPVVPTGTAELESRARRAMSRRAWAYVAGGAGDGATMRANREAFDRWRVVPRVLHGTTERDLRTTVLGTDLAAPLLLAPVGAAGLITDDADLKIADGAHASGIPYIFSCQGSSPMEQTAAAMSGTPFWFQLYWSTDEELVDSMIGRAEAAGAQALVVTLDTTMLGWRTQDLDLGSLPFARGIGIAQYTSDPRFMALVRERVAAAESAAGGAGLGIDPRKPLEAARAARSGVGTLLSMARAHPGATRDNLRSPEPRAAVEAFLDIYSNPGLSWGHVSTLRERTSLPVLLKGVLHPDDARRALDSGVDGLIVSNHGGRQVDRSVAALDALVRVREAVGPEPTVLMDSGIRSGADLLVALALGADACLLGRPHVYGLALDGAEGVSAVIDNVVAELDLTMGLVGAGSVDAITRDLLEGAAR from the coding sequence ATGAGTGCCGACGCAGTCACTTCTGTCCCGCACGGTGCGGGTCGGGCTCGCCAGAACGCCATCTATCGCCCCGGCGCGCTGGGGATCGAGCCTGTGGTGCCCACGGGCACGGCCGAACTGGAGAGCCGTGCGCGGCGCGCGATGAGCCGTCGGGCGTGGGCCTACGTGGCCGGGGGCGCGGGCGACGGTGCGACGATGCGGGCCAACCGGGAGGCGTTCGACCGGTGGCGGGTAGTCCCGCGCGTGCTCCACGGCACGACCGAGCGGGACCTGCGCACCACCGTCCTCGGCACCGATCTGGCGGCCCCGCTGCTGCTGGCGCCCGTGGGCGCCGCCGGTCTGATCACTGACGACGCAGACCTGAAGATCGCCGATGGGGCGCACGCCAGCGGCATCCCCTACATCTTTTCCTGCCAGGGGTCCTCACCGATGGAGCAGACGGCCGCGGCGATGAGCGGCACGCCGTTCTGGTTCCAGCTGTACTGGTCGACCGATGAGGAGTTGGTCGACTCGATGATCGGCCGGGCTGAGGCAGCCGGGGCGCAGGCGCTGGTCGTCACGTTGGACACGACGATGCTCGGGTGGCGCACGCAGGACCTCGATCTCGGGTCGCTGCCGTTTGCCCGGGGGATCGGGATCGCGCAGTACACCTCCGACCCGAGGTTCATGGCGCTGGTGCGGGAGCGGGTGGCGGCTGCCGAGAGCGCGGCGGGCGGAGCGGGCCTGGGGATCGACCCGCGCAAACCGCTCGAGGCAGCAAGGGCGGCGCGGTCCGGCGTCGGCACTCTGCTGTCGATGGCGCGGGCCCATCCCGGCGCGACCCGTGACAACCTGCGCTCTCCCGAGCCGCGGGCGGCCGTCGAGGCCTTCCTCGACATCTACTCCAACCCAGGTCTGTCCTGGGGGCACGTCTCCACCCTGAGAGAGCGCACCTCGCTACCGGTGCTGCTCAAGGGAGTGCTGCACCCGGACGACGCTCGTCGTGCCCTTGACTCCGGGGTGGACGGTCTCATCGTGTCCAACCATGGCGGCCGTCAGGTGGACCGGTCGGTCGCCGCGCTGGACGCTCTTGTCCGGGTGCGGGAGGCCGTCGGGCCGGAGCCCACGGTCCTGATGGACAGCGGGATCCGCTCCGGGGCCGACCTCCTGGTGGCGCTGGCGCTCGGTGCCGACGCCTGCCTGCTTGGTCGTCCGCACGTCTACGGACTGGCGCTCGACGGGGCGGAAGGCGTGAGTGCCGTCATCGACAACGTCGTCGCTGAGCTCGATCTGACGATGGGGCTCGTGGGTGCCGGGTCCGTGGATGCCATCACCCGCGACCTGCTGGAGGGTGCGGCCCGTTAG
- a CDS encoding phosphoketolase family protein translates to MSAAAKSADQPLSAQDLTSIDAWWRASNYLAVGQIYLMDNALLRRPLAAEDVKPRLLGHWGTSPGQNFLYAHLNHQIINRDLDMIYLSGPGHGGPSLVAAGWLEGTYSQVYSHVGTDERGLNVLFRQFSFPGGIPSHVAPETPGSIHEGGELGYVLSHAYGAAFDNPDLVVAAVIGDGEAETGPLATAWHSNKFLNPRLDGTVLPILHLNGYKIANPTVLDRIPRQELEALMVGYGHRPYFFEAGFDDEEPAQFHQRFAALLSEVLDEIARIRTEATDGILTGRPRWPMIVFRTPKGWTGPEEVDGLPVEGTWRSHQVPMAAVRGNEDYTRLLEEWMRSYRPEDLFDEDGRIVEQIARNNPVGTRRMSANPHANGGMLTRDLDLPDWQEYAVDVPSPGGANAEATRVLGTWVADVIERNRETFRVFGPDETHSNRLGAAVETGGKTWVAEVVDTDVDLSPTGRVMEVLSEHQCQGWLEGYLLTGRHGLLNSYEAFVHIVDSMFNQHAKWLDATRDIPWRVPVPSLNYLLSSHVWRQDHNGFSHQDPGFLDVVMNKTADVIRIYLPPDANTLLSTYDHCLRSKNYVNVVVSGKQPGPQWLSAQDAALHCARGIGIWDWAGSEVAGEKPDVVLGCAGDVPTVEAIAAARLLAEHLPELRVRVINVVDLMRLQDEREHPHGLSHRDFDSFFTTDRPVIFAFHGYPSLVHRLTYRRTNHSNIHVRGFKEQGTTTTPFDMLMMNDLDRYRLVADVIDRVPGLAERAAGLRQAMLDMRVRARNYTREHGEDLPEVAQWVFNDEDNTQGSGAPGADTGGDND, encoded by the coding sequence ATGAGTGCCGCAGCCAAGTCCGCCGACCAACCCCTGAGCGCCCAGGATCTGACGTCGATCGATGCGTGGTGGCGCGCCTCGAACTACCTCGCGGTGGGGCAGATCTATCTGATGGACAACGCGTTGCTGCGTCGGCCGCTGGCTGCAGAGGACGTCAAGCCGCGCCTCCTCGGCCACTGGGGGACCTCCCCGGGGCAGAACTTCCTCTACGCCCATCTCAACCACCAGATCATCAACCGCGACCTGGACATGATCTATCTGTCCGGACCTGGGCACGGGGGCCCGTCGCTGGTGGCCGCCGGCTGGCTCGAGGGCACCTACTCACAGGTGTATTCGCACGTCGGGACGGACGAACGCGGACTGAACGTGCTGTTCCGGCAGTTCTCCTTCCCCGGAGGGATCCCCAGCCACGTGGCGCCGGAGACCCCGGGCTCGATCCATGAGGGCGGCGAGCTCGGCTACGTCCTGTCGCATGCCTATGGTGCTGCGTTCGACAACCCTGACCTCGTCGTCGCGGCGGTCATCGGTGACGGCGAGGCCGAGACCGGGCCACTGGCCACCGCCTGGCACAGCAACAAGTTTCTGAATCCCCGGCTCGATGGCACTGTGCTGCCGATCCTGCACCTCAACGGTTACAAGATCGCCAACCCCACTGTCCTGGACCGGATCCCGCGTCAGGAGCTCGAGGCGCTGATGGTCGGCTACGGTCACCGGCCCTACTTCTTCGAAGCGGGCTTCGACGACGAGGAGCCGGCCCAGTTCCACCAGCGTTTCGCCGCGCTCCTGTCGGAGGTGCTCGATGAGATCGCGAGGATCAGGACCGAGGCGACTGACGGCATACTCACCGGTCGTCCGCGGTGGCCGATGATCGTCTTCCGGACGCCGAAGGGCTGGACCGGCCCCGAGGAGGTCGACGGGTTGCCGGTCGAGGGCACGTGGCGCAGCCATCAGGTGCCGATGGCGGCGGTGCGCGGCAACGAGGACTACACGCGGCTGCTCGAGGAGTGGATGCGCAGCTATCGTCCCGAGGACCTCTTTGATGAGGACGGCCGCATCGTCGAGCAGATCGCCCGCAACAACCCTGTCGGCACCCGGCGGATGAGCGCGAACCCGCACGCCAACGGGGGCATGCTCACCCGGGACCTGGACCTGCCGGACTGGCAGGAGTATGCCGTGGACGTCCCCTCCCCCGGTGGCGCGAACGCGGAAGCCACCCGGGTGCTGGGGACGTGGGTGGCGGACGTGATCGAGCGCAACCGCGAGACGTTCCGCGTGTTCGGGCCGGACGAGACGCACTCCAACCGGCTCGGTGCCGCCGTCGAGACGGGCGGCAAGACCTGGGTGGCCGAGGTGGTCGACACGGATGTGGACCTCTCGCCCACGGGTCGCGTCATGGAGGTGCTGTCCGAGCACCAGTGCCAGGGGTGGCTGGAGGGCTATCTGCTCACCGGGCGGCACGGACTCCTCAACAGCTATGAGGCGTTCGTGCACATCGTCGACTCGATGTTCAACCAGCACGCCAAGTGGCTCGACGCGACCCGCGACATTCCGTGGCGGGTGCCGGTCCCGTCGCTGAACTACCTGTTGTCCTCGCACGTGTGGCGCCAGGACCACAACGGCTTCTCGCACCAGGACCCCGGCTTCCTGGACGTCGTGATGAACAAGACGGCAGACGTGATCAGGATCTATCTGCCGCCGGACGCCAACACCCTGCTGTCGACCTATGACCACTGCCTGCGGAGCAAGAACTATGTCAACGTGGTCGTCTCCGGCAAGCAGCCGGGTCCGCAGTGGCTCTCGGCGCAGGACGCCGCCCTGCACTGTGCCAGGGGCATCGGGATCTGGGACTGGGCCGGGTCCGAGGTGGCGGGGGAGAAGCCCGATGTGGTGCTGGGGTGTGCCGGTGACGTGCCGACGGTGGAGGCCATCGCGGCTGCGAGGTTGCTGGCCGAGCACCTGCCCGAGCTGCGGGTGCGCGTCATCAACGTCGTGGACCTGATGCGGCTCCAGGACGAGCGTGAGCACCCGCACGGGCTGAGCCACCGGGACTTCGACTCGTTCTTCACCACCGACCGTCCGGTGATCTTCGCCTTCCACGGCTATCCGTCGCTGGTGCACCGGCTGACCTACCGGCGGACCAACCACAGCAACATCCACGTGCGTGGCTTCAAGGAGCAGGGCACCACCACCACGCCGTTCGACATGTTGATGATGAATGACCTGGACCGCTATCGGCTGGTCGCCGATGTCATCGACCGGGTGCCCGGTCTCGCGGAGCGCGCGGCCGGCCTGCGTCAGGCGATGCTCGACATGCGGGTGAGGGCGCGCAACTACACGCGCGAGCACGGCGAGGACCTCCCCGAGGTGGCGCAGTGGGTGTTCAACGACGAGGACAACACGCAGGGTTCGGGGGCGCCCGGCGCCGACACGGGCGGTGACAACGACTGA
- a CDS encoding DUF47 domain-containing protein yields the protein MRFKLTPQNTSFYGQFATLATHIRDAAHLLQATVEGPPGEWESAARRLKELEHQGDEATHAILSAVNSSFITPFDRDDIYRLAARLDDCLDHIEASVEIMVLYRVGELPAAVAEQARVLTQMADLTLEAMPGLEKMHNLREFWIAVNSLENDADRNYRQMIAALFDGDRDAVDIIKFKELFDELEAAADSFETVANTVESIAAKES from the coding sequence GTGCGCTTCAAGCTGACTCCCCAGAACACGAGCTTTTATGGCCAGTTCGCCACCCTGGCCACCCACATCAGAGACGCGGCCCACCTGTTGCAGGCGACCGTGGAGGGACCGCCCGGTGAGTGGGAGAGCGCGGCCCGGCGGCTCAAGGAGCTCGAACACCAGGGGGACGAGGCCACGCACGCGATCCTGTCGGCGGTGAACAGCTCGTTCATCACGCCGTTCGACCGCGACGACATCTATCGCCTGGCCGCGCGCCTGGACGACTGCCTGGACCACATCGAGGCCAGCGTGGAGATCATGGTGCTCTATCGGGTGGGCGAGCTCCCCGCTGCGGTGGCCGAGCAGGCCCGGGTCCTGACCCAGATGGCCGACCTGACCCTGGAAGCGATGCCCGGGCTCGAGAAGATGCACAACCTGCGCGAGTTCTGGATCGCGGTCAACAGCCTGGAAAACGACGCTGACCGCAACTACCGACAGATGATCGCCGCGCTGTTCGACGGCGACCGGGACGCGGTGGACATCATCAAGTTCAAGGAGCTCTTCGACGAGCTCGAGGCCGCGGCCGACTCCTTCGAGACCGTGGCCAACACGGTCGAGAGCATCGCAGCCAAGGAGTCCTGA
- a CDS encoding SRPBCC family protein, whose product MTRDLVITQHVPAPPHQVYAAWLTPEGMSRWWWVSIGDTQYAVDGRVGGDYLVESVGAGIGVRGTFTRLEEPSLIELTWIWLEGALTGPKEHVRIELSPQDGGTLVTVTHHVATGDGVESYRQGWEHVLGNLARLPQDGALPSGTPAGVARPAAADLQPAITLTQVVPATRADTFAAWLEPKRLAQWWWPGQDTTYEIDARRGGQFAIRSAQTGLGATGTYVELVEGERLVMTWSWESPGPPAPQDLVTVTFRDRDDGGASTLVTLVHEFAIPQADTTNPTHGWTAVLDSLAEHGP is encoded by the coding sequence ATGACCCGCGACCTCGTGATCACCCAGCACGTCCCCGCCCCGCCACACCAGGTGTATGCCGCGTGGCTGACTCCTGAGGGCATGTCCAGGTGGTGGTGGGTCTCCATCGGCGACACGCAGTATGCCGTGGACGGCCGGGTCGGCGGAGACTACCTGGTCGAGTCCGTCGGTGCCGGTATCGGCGTGCGGGGCACTTTCACCAGGCTTGAGGAGCCGAGCCTGATTGAGCTGACCTGGATCTGGCTCGAGGGTGCCCTCACCGGGCCGAAGGAGCACGTGCGGATCGAGCTCAGCCCCCAGGACGGAGGCACACTCGTCACCGTCACGCACCATGTCGCCACCGGCGACGGCGTCGAGTCCTATCGACAGGGGTGGGAGCACGTGCTCGGCAATCTGGCCCGTCTGCCACAGGACGGGGCACTCCCATCCGGCACGCCTGCTGGCGTCGCGCGCCCGGCCGCCGCCGACCTGCAGCCGGCGATCACCCTCACCCAGGTGGTGCCCGCCACACGAGCCGACACCTTTGCCGCATGGCTGGAGCCGAAGCGGCTGGCGCAGTGGTGGTGGCCGGGGCAGGACACGACCTATGAGATCGACGCGCGGCGGGGAGGACAGTTCGCGATCCGATCCGCGCAGACCGGGCTGGGCGCGACCGGGACCTACGTGGAACTGGTTGAGGGCGAGCGCCTCGTCATGACGTGGTCGTGGGAGTCTCCGGGCCCGCCCGCCCCGCAGGACCTGGTGACCGTCACCTTCAGGGACCGGGACGATGGAGGCGCGAGCACCCTCGTGACGCTGGTGCACGAGTTCGCCATCCCGCAGGCCGACACCACCAACCCCACCCACGGCTGGACGGCTGTCCTGGACAGCCTGGCCGAGCACGGGCCCTAA